The Sander lucioperca isolate FBNREF2018 chromosome 15, SLUC_FBN_1.2, whole genome shotgun sequence genome window below encodes:
- the nt5c2a gene encoding 5'-nucleotidase, cytosolic IIa isoform X3 has protein sequence MYGNLLKVDAYGNILVCVHGFNFLRGPDIRELYPNKFIQRGDTDRFYILNTLFNLPETYLFACLVDFFSNCSRYTSCDAGFKDGDLFMSYKSMFQDVRDSVDWVHLKGSLKEKTVENLEKYVVKDPKLPLLLSRMNEVAKVFLATNSDYKYTEKIMTYLFDFAHGPKPGTPHRPWKSYFDLILVDARKPVFFGEGTVLRQVDTTTGRLKIGTYTGPLQHGIVYSGGSSDIVCDLLGAKGKDIIYIGDHIFGDILKSKKRQGWRTFLVIPELAQELHVWTDKSSIFEELQSLECFLAELYKHLDSSSNERPDISSLQRRIKKVTHDMDMCYGMTGSLFRSGSRQTLFASQVMRYADLYAASFINLLYYPFSYLFRAAHVQMPHESTVEHAQVHIIDTESPLATRNRHDVDLKEMECKRHQLTRSISEIQPPHFFPQPPQEITHCHDEDDDEEEEEEEEEEEE, from the exons ATGTATGGCAACCTGCTCAAAGTGGATGCATACGGGAACATCCTGGTGTGTGTACACGGATTCAACTTCTTGAGGGG ACCTGACATCAGAGAGCTGTACCCCAACAAGTTTATTCAGCGTGGAGACACGGACCGCTTCTACATCCTCAACACACTCTTCAACCTGCCtg AAACCTACCTCTTTGCTTGCCTGGTTGATTTCTTCAGTAACTGCTCCAGATACACAAG TTGTGACGCTGGCTTCAAAGACGGCGACCTTTTCATGTCCTATAAGAGCATGTTCCAGGATGTCCGAGACAGCGTGGACTGGGTTCATTTAAAG gggtccttaaaagaaaaaactgttgaaaaccTGGAGAAGTATGTGGTAAAGGAT CCGAAGCTTCCTCTTCTCCTCAGTCGCATGAATGAAGTAGCCAAAGTGTTTCTGGCCACTAACAGTGACTATAAATACACAGAG AAAATTATGACCTACCTGTTTGACTTTGCCCACGGCCCAAAG ccgGGCACACCTCACCGGCCCTGGAAGTCCTACTTTGACCTGATCCTGGTGGACGCCCGCAAGCCTGTGTTCTTTGGAGAGGGAACAGTGCTGCGGCAGGTTGACACT ACCACAGGTCGGCTGAAGATCGGCACATACACTGGACCTCTGCAGCACGGCATTGTTTACTCAGGAG GTTCTTCAGACATTGTGTGTGACTTGCTGGGTGCTAAAGGAAAGGACATCATCTACATTGGAGACCACATTTTCGGTGACATCCTCAAATCCAAGAAGCGCCAGGGCTGGAGGACGTTCTTGGTGATACCTGAGCTGGCCCAGGAGTTGCATGTGTGGACTGACAAGAGCT CCATATTTGAGGAACTTCAGTCGCTGGAATGCTTCCTCGCTGAGCTTTACAA GCACCTGGACAGCAGCAGCAATGAGAGGCCTGACATCAGCTCACTGCAGAGACGCATTAAG AAAGTGACCCATGACATGGACATGTGCTACGGCATGACGGGAAGTCTGTTTCGCAGCGGGTCCCGACAGACACTGTTTGCCTCCCAAGTGATGCGCTACGCGGACCTGTATGCCGCCTCCTTCATCAACCTGCTCTACTACCCCTTCAGCTATCTGTTCAGAGCTGCACATGTGCAG ATGCCTCATGAGTCAACAGTGGAGCACGCCCAAGTCCACATCATTGACACCGAGTCGCCGCTGGCCACACGAAACCGCCACGACGTCGACCTCAAGGAAATGGAGTGCAAACGGCACCAGCTGACTCGATCCATCAGCGAAATCCAGCCCCCCCACTTCTTCCCTCAACCTCCACAGGAGATCACTCACTGtcatgatgaagatgatgatgaggaggaagaagaggaggaggaggaggaggaggagtag
- the nt5c2a gene encoding 5'-nucleotidase, cytosolic IIa isoform X1, protein MTTSWSDRLQNYADLPANMDGVAMKKYRREAHHSFPRDLAQNHPATRVFVNRSLAMEKIKCFGFDMDYTLAVYKSPEYESLGFDLTVERLVSIGYPQELLNFVYDPSFPTRGLVFDAMYGNLLKVDAYGNILVCVHGFNFLRGPDIRELYPNKFIQRGDTDRFYILNTLFNLPETYLFACLVDFFSNCSRYTSCDAGFKDGDLFMSYKSMFQDVRDSVDWVHLKGSLKEKTVENLEKYVVKDPKLPLLLSRMNEVAKVFLATNSDYKYTEKIMTYLFDFAHGPKPGTPHRPWKSYFDLILVDARKPVFFGEGTVLRQVDTTTGRLKIGTYTGPLQHGIVYSGGSSDIVCDLLGAKGKDIIYIGDHIFGDILKSKKRQGWRTFLVIPELAQELHVWTDKSSIFEELQSLECFLAELYKHLDSSSNERPDISSLQRRIKKVTHDMDMCYGMTGSLFRSGSRQTLFASQVMRYADLYAASFINLLYYPFSYLFRAAHVQMPHESTVEHAQVHIIDTESPLATRNRHDVDLKEMECKRHQLTRSISEIQPPHFFPQPPQEITHCHDEDDDEEEEEEEEEEEE, encoded by the exons CTTTCCAAGGGATCTGGCCCAAAACCATCCTGCAACCAG AGTGTTTGTCAACCGAAGCTTGGCCATGGAGAAGATCAAGTGTTTTGGTTTTGATATGGATTACACTCTGGCGG tgTATAAATCTCCTGAGTATGAGTCGCTGGGCTTCGACTTGACGGTGGAGCGCCTGGTGTCCATCGGATATCCACAAGAGCTGCTCAACTTTGTCTACGACCCCTCCTTCCCCACCAG AGGTCTGGTGTTTGATGCGATGTATGGCAACCTGCTCAAAGTGGATGCATACGGGAACATCCTGGTGTGTGTACACGGATTCAACTTCTTGAGGGG ACCTGACATCAGAGAGCTGTACCCCAACAAGTTTATTCAGCGTGGAGACACGGACCGCTTCTACATCCTCAACACACTCTTCAACCTGCCtg AAACCTACCTCTTTGCTTGCCTGGTTGATTTCTTCAGTAACTGCTCCAGATACACAAG TTGTGACGCTGGCTTCAAAGACGGCGACCTTTTCATGTCCTATAAGAGCATGTTCCAGGATGTCCGAGACAGCGTGGACTGGGTTCATTTAAAG gggtccttaaaagaaaaaactgttgaaaaccTGGAGAAGTATGTGGTAAAGGAT CCGAAGCTTCCTCTTCTCCTCAGTCGCATGAATGAAGTAGCCAAAGTGTTTCTGGCCACTAACAGTGACTATAAATACACAGAG AAAATTATGACCTACCTGTTTGACTTTGCCCACGGCCCAAAG ccgGGCACACCTCACCGGCCCTGGAAGTCCTACTTTGACCTGATCCTGGTGGACGCCCGCAAGCCTGTGTTCTTTGGAGAGGGAACAGTGCTGCGGCAGGTTGACACT ACCACAGGTCGGCTGAAGATCGGCACATACACTGGACCTCTGCAGCACGGCATTGTTTACTCAGGAG GTTCTTCAGACATTGTGTGTGACTTGCTGGGTGCTAAAGGAAAGGACATCATCTACATTGGAGACCACATTTTCGGTGACATCCTCAAATCCAAGAAGCGCCAGGGCTGGAGGACGTTCTTGGTGATACCTGAGCTGGCCCAGGAGTTGCATGTGTGGACTGACAAGAGCT CCATATTTGAGGAACTTCAGTCGCTGGAATGCTTCCTCGCTGAGCTTTACAA GCACCTGGACAGCAGCAGCAATGAGAGGCCTGACATCAGCTCACTGCAGAGACGCATTAAG AAAGTGACCCATGACATGGACATGTGCTACGGCATGACGGGAAGTCTGTTTCGCAGCGGGTCCCGACAGACACTGTTTGCCTCCCAAGTGATGCGCTACGCGGACCTGTATGCCGCCTCCTTCATCAACCTGCTCTACTACCCCTTCAGCTATCTGTTCAGAGCTGCACATGTGCAG ATGCCTCATGAGTCAACAGTGGAGCACGCCCAAGTCCACATCATTGACACCGAGTCGCCGCTGGCCACACGAAACCGCCACGACGTCGACCTCAAGGAAATGGAGTGCAAACGGCACCAGCTGACTCGATCCATCAGCGAAATCCAGCCCCCCCACTTCTTCCCTCAACCTCCACAGGAGATCACTCACTGtcatgatgaagatgatgatgaggaggaagaagaggaggaggaggaggaggaggagtag
- the nt5c2a gene encoding 5'-nucleotidase, cytosolic IIa isoform X2, which produces MTTSWSDRLQNYADLPANMDGVAMKKYRREAHHRVFVNRSLAMEKIKCFGFDMDYTLAVYKSPEYESLGFDLTVERLVSIGYPQELLNFVYDPSFPTRGLVFDAMYGNLLKVDAYGNILVCVHGFNFLRGPDIRELYPNKFIQRGDTDRFYILNTLFNLPETYLFACLVDFFSNCSRYTSCDAGFKDGDLFMSYKSMFQDVRDSVDWVHLKGSLKEKTVENLEKYVVKDPKLPLLLSRMNEVAKVFLATNSDYKYTEKIMTYLFDFAHGPKPGTPHRPWKSYFDLILVDARKPVFFGEGTVLRQVDTTTGRLKIGTYTGPLQHGIVYSGGSSDIVCDLLGAKGKDIIYIGDHIFGDILKSKKRQGWRTFLVIPELAQELHVWTDKSSIFEELQSLECFLAELYKHLDSSSNERPDISSLQRRIKKVTHDMDMCYGMTGSLFRSGSRQTLFASQVMRYADLYAASFINLLYYPFSYLFRAAHVQMPHESTVEHAQVHIIDTESPLATRNRHDVDLKEMECKRHQLTRSISEIQPPHFFPQPPQEITHCHDEDDDEEEEEEEEEEEE; this is translated from the exons AGTGTTTGTCAACCGAAGCTTGGCCATGGAGAAGATCAAGTGTTTTGGTTTTGATATGGATTACACTCTGGCGG tgTATAAATCTCCTGAGTATGAGTCGCTGGGCTTCGACTTGACGGTGGAGCGCCTGGTGTCCATCGGATATCCACAAGAGCTGCTCAACTTTGTCTACGACCCCTCCTTCCCCACCAG AGGTCTGGTGTTTGATGCGATGTATGGCAACCTGCTCAAAGTGGATGCATACGGGAACATCCTGGTGTGTGTACACGGATTCAACTTCTTGAGGGG ACCTGACATCAGAGAGCTGTACCCCAACAAGTTTATTCAGCGTGGAGACACGGACCGCTTCTACATCCTCAACACACTCTTCAACCTGCCtg AAACCTACCTCTTTGCTTGCCTGGTTGATTTCTTCAGTAACTGCTCCAGATACACAAG TTGTGACGCTGGCTTCAAAGACGGCGACCTTTTCATGTCCTATAAGAGCATGTTCCAGGATGTCCGAGACAGCGTGGACTGGGTTCATTTAAAG gggtccttaaaagaaaaaactgttgaaaaccTGGAGAAGTATGTGGTAAAGGAT CCGAAGCTTCCTCTTCTCCTCAGTCGCATGAATGAAGTAGCCAAAGTGTTTCTGGCCACTAACAGTGACTATAAATACACAGAG AAAATTATGACCTACCTGTTTGACTTTGCCCACGGCCCAAAG ccgGGCACACCTCACCGGCCCTGGAAGTCCTACTTTGACCTGATCCTGGTGGACGCCCGCAAGCCTGTGTTCTTTGGAGAGGGAACAGTGCTGCGGCAGGTTGACACT ACCACAGGTCGGCTGAAGATCGGCACATACACTGGACCTCTGCAGCACGGCATTGTTTACTCAGGAG GTTCTTCAGACATTGTGTGTGACTTGCTGGGTGCTAAAGGAAAGGACATCATCTACATTGGAGACCACATTTTCGGTGACATCCTCAAATCCAAGAAGCGCCAGGGCTGGAGGACGTTCTTGGTGATACCTGAGCTGGCCCAGGAGTTGCATGTGTGGACTGACAAGAGCT CCATATTTGAGGAACTTCAGTCGCTGGAATGCTTCCTCGCTGAGCTTTACAA GCACCTGGACAGCAGCAGCAATGAGAGGCCTGACATCAGCTCACTGCAGAGACGCATTAAG AAAGTGACCCATGACATGGACATGTGCTACGGCATGACGGGAAGTCTGTTTCGCAGCGGGTCCCGACAGACACTGTTTGCCTCCCAAGTGATGCGCTACGCGGACCTGTATGCCGCCTCCTTCATCAACCTGCTCTACTACCCCTTCAGCTATCTGTTCAGAGCTGCACATGTGCAG ATGCCTCATGAGTCAACAGTGGAGCACGCCCAAGTCCACATCATTGACACCGAGTCGCCGCTGGCCACACGAAACCGCCACGACGTCGACCTCAAGGAAATGGAGTGCAAACGGCACCAGCTGACTCGATCCATCAGCGAAATCCAGCCCCCCCACTTCTTCCCTCAACCTCCACAGGAGATCACTCACTGtcatgatgaagatgatgatgaggaggaagaagaggaggaggaggaggaggaggagtag